TAGCTAGTATCACGGTATATATAATTGAACGAGATTTTCGTAAAGCTGCTTATTGGTCTATTGCAGCTGCTGTGCTTTCTTGGTTTGGCTTAATGCACAGTTATCGTTGGACTGTAGCAGATACTGTAGTAAATTTAGGTTTTGGCACGGGGGTTGCTTGGGCAGTTGGTTACCTTTTACTAGGAATTCTCTTCTTCTATACTGAGTGGCACATTCGACACAGACAGTAATTAAGGTGTAGGTTGGGTTGAGGAACGAAACCCAACTATAAAGTGACCAGCGATCGGCAAACAGCGATCGCTGAACAGGTATTATTCAATGATGATTGATAATTAATAGCTTGACTGTTATGGTGCTTTTAGGTAATTGGCAAGATTGGTTAACTGTGTTGATATATTTATCTTTTACCTGCTTTGTCATTTGGCGTATTTTTTTGACCAAATGACCATTTATGTTGAATTTCCAAGGTCACTGGTTACTGTATTGTTGGGTTTCGTTCCTCAACCCAACCTACACTTTGGTCACTGGTCACTGATTCTCCTAGCTTCTCGTTCTCGCAGTGATAGTAGCGCTTTCTGAGATTGAGGTAGACGATCGACTGTTCTTCTTGAAGGTTTTGGACGTGTGAAAGTTTTCCAAGCAGCTTTCATCCCGACCATGATACTGCGGGTACTAGCTTGAACGTTTTGCGCTTGTTGTTTGGCGCTATCTAGGCTTTGATCGACTTGCTTGACAACTTGACCAGCACTTTTGACTCCTTCACTGACATCGTCAGTTAGATCGGTGATTTCTAAGCTAGTCAGACGAATGGCTTCTAGAGTTGGTGGTAACTCTCTTGAAAGGGTGTCAAATAACTTTTCGGCACTCCGAGCTGCCCGTGCTACTTCTAGCAATGCGGGTAGCGCCGCTACCATAACCGCAGTGAGGCTAGCGGCAACTAGAAGTATAGATAGTCCTAGCCAAAAAAGGGGGTCAATCACTTTGGTATCGTTTACTAGCTATCTAAATGTTGTGTAACAGGATCTGAGTTTTGTTCTGTGTTTTGCCGCTTTAAGACTTGGCTTTCCCTCTGGCTGGCGTCTATACCAGCTGCGATCGCATCTCGCAATCGATCTAATGTTTCATCCCAATTCGAGCGTGCGTTAGCAGAAAGGCGGTCTGCCTGTATCTGAACACTTGTTGAGATATCTTCTGCCAACTCTGGTAGAGCACTAGCAGATTTTTTTAAGATCTGACGCGTTTCGCGCCCTGTGCGAGGAGCCAAGAGTAATCCGGTTAGGGTGCCAATAGCAGATCCTAACATTAACCCACCGATAAATAATCCCGAACGGTTGTTAGACATTTTCTTTTTCTTCTCCTTATACACATTCTATGTGGGTTTCCACGCTTTGCGAAATCCCAATATTTACTTTCTGTGATGCCAAAAGGTGGCTTTTCTTCTTTGTGTGTGTTTTTAGTTACTATCTACGGTGATAATTTTACTGAAAATTAAAGAATCTGAAAAGAATTTATTTTTAAATTCTTTTTTTCATGGATATCGCTCTGAGTTGAAAAAAATCACGACGCCAGATTTGCTGACCAAAAGCCAGAAGGCTAAAAATTTGTCGCACCTGTTGAATTTGTACTTGTTTTGGTTGGTTTCCTTGGCGCAAGTTATGGATATTTCTCTGACCAACGTGAATCGCTGCTGGGGCTTTATGTAACACAGCATGAGTACTGCGTTCTGCAGCACTTAAGATATCAGCAATATTTGCGATTCGCCGTTTAAGTAGCCAAACCCGCCAAGCTACGTAGAAAAGTGTCAGAGATGCGAGCATATTAATAACGACAACAACTGCGACCATATAATATCTTTTTGCACCCTTGGTATCTGCTTTAAAATCGACAAATTATATTTTTCATTCCAAAAAATCATATTTTTCTCTGATACTGGCTAAAATATTTTTGAAAATTCTACATTATTAACCATTATCAACTTATAACTCGATATATTAAATTTTTGATAACACTTGTGTCATGTTGTACATTCACTCCTGTTGCCATCGCCGGAATTGTGTATTGTGAAAACAGCTAGGCTAATGTTTAAATGGAGGTCGAATGACTCCTATGATTATGCGTCAGCTTTGGTCTGTGGTAGAAACCGCCCAAGCCAAGACGCTTTTACAGCTCGACGATGCCAGCTTGGTGCAATGGTTGGTAAAGCAAACCAAGACCCAAGCTCTATTAGACCGTCATGAAACCGATTTCTTGAGCGACTATATCAAATCTCGTTTAACACTGATTCGGGATATGGCTCAAGAACGTCAGTATTCTTAGGTGACCAGTGACCAGTGACCAATGACTAATGACTCGTAGGTAAATAACCCTCCACTACACAATCAGAACCGACAACTCGCATCTCTACACGTTCTAAAGACAACGCTTCGGTCATGGTGCTAAAACCAAGATCGCCCACAGGTGTCGGAGCATTGTTCCCACCGATGATTTTAGGAGCAATAAAGGCAAGAACTTTTTGCACGGCTCCTTGAGCGATCGCACTAGCAGCCAAGACACCACCGCACTCCCAAAGGACGCTGCAAAAACCTCGATCGTACAAGTAAGCCATTGCCCGAGTAGGTGTGAGTGGTGTTAATTCTACCACTTCCACCCCAAGCTTACGTAACAGTTCTTGAAAGCTGGGGTTAGCACCCTGTTCCGTTAAAACTAAAGTGGGAGCCTCTGAAGTTTGCCACAAATGAGCTTTTTCAGGTAATTCAAGACTGCGACTCATCACCACACGGAGAGGATTGTGTGCTCCTTGTTGATGGCTAGTGAGATGGGGGTTGTCGTGTCTAACCGTATTGCCACCAACGATCACTGCATCGCAAGCTGCTCTAACTTGATGAACTTGATGGCGAGCAGCTTGATTTGTGATCCAAGCACTGTGACCGCTAGAAGTAGCTATTTTACCATCTAAAGTCATGGCATATTTCAAAATACCAAAAGGTTGTTTGTAGAGAATGCGATGGGCAAAGCCCTCATTCAACTTCTTACAAGCTTCCTCTTCTACTCCAACCAAAACTTCTATTCCCGCAGCACGCAAGCGAGCAATACCACCACCTGCTACGAGTGGGTTGGGATCGACCATACCAACCACCACTTTAGACACCCCAGCAGCAACCAATGCTTCGGAACATGGGGGAGTACGCCCGTAGTGATTGCACGGTTCGAGACTTACGTAAATAGTAGCGCCACGAGCATCAGTACCAGCTGCTTTTAAAGCAAAAACTTCTGCATGGGGTTCGCCAGCACGGGGATGAAATCCTTCCCCCACAATTTTTCCATCTTTCACTATGACAGATCCTACCATGGGGTTTGGAGAAGTCCGTCCTAGGGCAAGGCGGGCTAATTCCACACACCGCTGCATCATCGCCCGGTCAAAATCAGTTCCTACGCCTAGCACAACTTGTGAATTTTGTCCAAGTTCTGACACGACTTGAGTTTCATTAATATGTAAAGTGTCCTGTTGAGGAAGCAATGGGGAGTTATTCATACCCAATAACTTTATAATAATTCCATTCCAACAGGTTACCTTAGAGCAATGATTGTTGATAGTTGCCAATCAATACAAAAAAGTAGGGGCGCAAAGCCGCCGCGCCCCTACCAACCACTAACCACTAATCACCAATGAGCAACAAAAACGCATGGCGATCGTTCTGTATGGCGCAATGCCTTGCGCCCCTACTAACCACTAACCATTTTCAAGACTGTTCTGCCAGCTTGAAGTGTTGCCACCAACGATTCAAAGGAAAATAGACAACTGGTGCCCATAGACTACTGAGAATAGCAGAAGCAAGGGCAACTTTCTGGAAATAAGCCCAGATGTCTGCCGCAATTGCGTTACCCATTAAAGTTAATTGGGACGCAAAAATTGTTTCTGCAAGAACTGCCATACCAAATACAATTAAGGCAATAGAAATAAAATCTTCTTGAATAAAGCGTTGTTTTTGGAGCATTCCCGTAAGTCCCCCCACAATTCCCAAACTCAAAGCGTGAGTTGGGTCTGGTGAAGTCATCGCATCTTGGAGTAACCCCAAAACTATCCCAGCACAGGTACCTTCAAAGGTTGTACGCTTGACACTCCAAGCAACCACCCAAATTACAGTCCAATTAGGTCCAATACCTAACAATTCCATACCGGGAAACCGTGTAGGAAGTATCATTAAGCACAAAAATGCCGACCCCACTGTAATCCCCCAATCAACGACTTGACGTAAGAAGGGATTCCAGCGAGAAAGAGGGCTAATTTTAATTCCGGATTTTCGCCTTGTTGGTTTTGGTTTTTTCTGTCTGCCACCATTTAAATGTATAAATTGCATCTTTAATTAGATTTTTCTAACTGTGTATTTTCTGAAGTGGGTTTTTCCGATTCTACGTTTTCAGGCTTCGGGTAGACTGCTACCCAATCTAAGGAACGTATTGGAGGGAAAAGTTCCACTTTTGCTACTGATGCTGGTAGTTTTTTCAAATCTAGCGACTTCACCTTTCCCACTGCTAAACCTGATGGAAATTTTTGGCTGTATGTAGATGTAGCAACCAAATCTCCAGGTTTTACATTTGGAACTTTTTCATAAAACTCCAGCACTGCATCCGC
This genomic interval from Scytonema hofmannii PCC 7110 contains the following:
- a CDS encoding YtxH domain-containing protein, whose protein sequence is MSNNRSGLFIGGLMLGSAIGTLTGLLLAPRTGRETRQILKKSASALPELAEDISTSVQIQADRLSANARSNWDETLDRLRDAIAAGIDASQRESQVLKRQNTEQNSDPVTQHLDS
- the ribD gene encoding bifunctional diaminohydroxyphosphoribosylaminopyrimidine deaminase/5-amino-6-(5-phosphoribosylamino)uracil reductase RibD codes for the protein MMQRCVELARLALGRTSPNPMVGSVIVKDGKIVGEGFHPRAGEPHAEVFALKAAGTDARGATIYVSLEPCNHYGRTPPCSEALVAAGVSKVVVGMVDPNPLVAGGGIARLRAAGIEVLVGVEEEACKKLNEGFAHRILYKQPFGILKYAMTLDGKIATSSGHSAWITNQAARHQVHQVRAACDAVIVGGNTVRHDNPHLTSHQQGAHNPLRVVMSRSLELPEKAHLWQTSEAPTLVLTEQGANPSFQELLRKLGVEVVELTPLTPTRAMAYLYDRGFCSVLWECGGVLAASAIAQGAVQKVLAFIAPKIIGGNNAPTPVGDLGFSTMTEALSLERVEMRVVGSDCVVEGYLPTSH
- the mreD gene encoding rod shape-determining protein MreD, coding for MQFIHLNGGRQKKPKPTRRKSGIKISPLSRWNPFLRQVVDWGITVGSAFLCLMILPTRFPGMELLGIGPNWTVIWVVAWSVKRTTFEGTCAGIVLGLLQDAMTSPDPTHALSLGIVGGLTGMLQKQRFIQEDFISIALIVFGMAVLAETIFASQLTLMGNAIAADIWAYFQKVALASAILSSLWAPVVYFPLNRWWQHFKLAEQS